Below is a window of Rhizobium jaguaris DNA.
TATTACATCCAGCGCGCCTTGCAGCCCTATGCCGATCTGGTCCAGCCGAACAGCGCGGATCTGGCAAAGTCGATCCCCGAGCTGCTCAACGGCAATCCCTCCGTCATCATCATGGCTGATGTCGGCCGTCTGCCGCAGGAAAGCTACGCTCCACTGCAGCGATGGATCCAGAATGGCGGCACGCTGGTGCGCTTCGCCGGTCCACGCCTTGCCGCCGCTCCCGCCGACGACCCGTTGGTGCCGGTGACGCTGCGCCAGGGCGAGCGCAACTTCGGCGGCGCACTCTCCTGGGCCGAACCGCAGCCGCTTTCGGACTTCCCCTCCTTCGGCCCCTTTGCCGGCATGCCGAAGCCCACCAACGTCCTCATCAAGCGGCAAGTGCTGGCCGAACCGACACCCGATCTCGCCGAACGCACATGGGCAAGCCTTGCCGACGGAACGCCCTTGGTGACCGAAAAGCAGATGCAGGCAGGCCGCATCGTGCTGTTCCATGTCAGCGCCGAACCCGAATGGTCCGACCTGCCGATCTCGGGCGACTTTGTGGAGATGCTGCGCCGTATCGTGCAGCTTTCACGTTCCGGCGGGGTCACCTCGACCGAAAGTGCGCCGAGGACCAGCGAAGCCATGCCCCCATTCCGACTTCTGAACGCCAAAGGCGTGCTGACCAGCGAAATCGGCAATGCCCGTCCGCTCGATCCGAACAAAAAAGGCGCAATCGCTGCCAACTTCGATAACCCGCCCGGCCTTTACGGCTCCGAAGAAGGCTTTACCGCGGTCAACGTCCTGCCCGACGGCGCGGAGCTTAAGCCACTGGATGCCTCCGGCGCGAGCCTGTCGGTTGCGCGTGAGGGTCTTATCGGCGGCGAGGCCTGGTCGGCCAAGCCGATCCTCTTCACCATTGCCTTCCTGGTGCTGCTGGCAGACAGCCTGATCGTGCTTTTCATGAATGGCGCCTTCCCACGCCTCAGAAAATCGACGAAGACAATCGCCGGCGGTGCCGCAGTGCTGCTGCTTGCAGTCTCGGTTGCTATCTTCCTGCATCCGACGAACAGCTGGGCCGACGATTCCAAGCCCGGCGACGACACCATTTATTCGCGGCTCGACAAGACCCATCTTGCCTATGTTGTCACCGGCGAATCCGACGTCGACCATACTTCCGAGCGCGGCCTTGCCGGCCTCTCCGATTTTCTCACCTATCGCACCACACTGGAGCCCGGGCCACCGGTCGGTCTGGATCTCGCCAAGGACGAGCTCGCCTTCTATCCCATCATCTATTGGCCGATTTCCGCCACCGCGCCGATGCCGTCCAACGATGCCATCAACCGCATTGATGCCTATATGCGCAACGGCGGCACAGTGCTCTTCGACACGCGCGACGCCATCGACACGATGGGCGATAACACCACGCCGAGCCCGAACGGTCAGCGGCTGCAAACGATCCTCGCCAATCTCGACATTCCCGCGCTGGAGCCCGTGCCGAAAGGCCATGTGCTGACGAAGTCGTTCTATCTGCTGTCGAGCTTTCCGGGCCGCTACGCCGACAGCCCGCTCTGGATCGAGGCGCGGCAGGATACTCGCGGCGACAGTAATGCTGTCTCTTCTTCGGACGGTGTGACCCCGATCATGATCACTGGCAACGATTTCGCCGGCGCCTGGGCGACCGACGACAATGGCTCGCCGCTGCTGCCGACCGTACCACCGGACGAGACACAGCGCGAATATGCCTACCGCACCGGCGTCAACATCATGATGTACATGCTGACCGGTAATTATAAATCTGACCAGGTGCATGTCGGGGACATCCTAGAACGGTTGGGGCAATAAGATGAATATCGGTTTCGCCCCCTTCCTGCCCTGGCCCGTTCTCGTCGCCCTCGCGGTCCTGACGCTTGCCATCACCGCGCTTGCGATCTTCCGGCGCATGCGTGGCGGCTGGATCCGTGCGCTGGCGGCATTCGCTTTGCTGGCGGCACTCGCCAATCCCGTGTTGATGCAAGAGGACCGAGACCAGCTCTCCACCATCGTCCCTGTCATTGTCGACCGCAGCCCAAGCCAAGAGACGCCGGAGCGTATCAAGATGACCGACGATGCACTGGCAGCGCTGAAGGACAGGCTGGCGCAATTCCCGCGCATCGAGCCTCGCATCGTCGAAGTGCGCGAACCTGCCGAATCCGAATCGCCCTCGACAAGGCTCTTCGCTGCGCTTTCCTCGGCGATTGCCGATGTGCCGTCCGGCCGCGTCGGCGGCGCAGTCTTCCTCACTGACGGTCAGATTCACGATATTCCCAGCGTCAATCAGGCGCTCGGCTTCGACGCGCCGATCCACGGTCTGATCACCGGCAAGCCGGACGAGTTCGATAGGCGTATCGAGGTGGTGCGCGCGCCCCGCTTCGGCATCGTCAACGACGAACAGCAGCTCGTGCTGCGTGTCGTCGACGACGGCAAGAGCCCCGGCGGTACCGCGGCAGTGACCGTCCGGATGAACGGCGATGAGATCGCCACGCTGCGGGCGACACCTGGCCAGGATACGCCCTTCAGCTTCAAGGTGCCGCGCGCCGGCAACAACGTGCTCGAGTTTGCCGTTGCCGAAGTGCCGGGCGAAGTGACGCCTGTCAATAACCGCACGGTTCAGCTGATTGAAGGCATCCGTCAGAACATGCGCGTGCTGCTCGTTTCCGGCGAACCGCATGCCGGCGAGCGCGCCTGGCGCAATCTCCTGAAATCAGACCCTTCCGTCGACCTTGTCCATTTCACCATTCTGCGTCCGCCGGATAAGCAGGACGGTACGCCGATCAACGAGTTGTCGCTGATTGCCTTCCCGACGCGCGAGCTCTTTGTCGACAAGATCAATTCTTTCGACCTGATCATCTTCGACCGCTATCAGGACCGTCCCAACGTTCTGCCGGCGATCTATTATGATTACATGGCTCAATATGTTGAAAACGGCGGAGCGTTGCTGGTGGCCGCCGGTCCCGAACATGCGGCTGGCAACTCGATCGCGCTTACGCCGCTTTCCTCGGTGCTGCCGGCCGAGCCGACCGGCCAGATGATCGAGAAGCCCTTCTATCCGCGCCTGTCGGAACAGGGCCGCAAGCATCCGGTCACACGCGGTCTTGACGGATCCGACT
It encodes the following:
- a CDS encoding DUF4159 domain-containing protein; the protein is MSALPFAFASPAILGALILLPAIWWLLRLTPPHPRAEVFPPLRILAKILKREETPARSPWWLTLLRMVLATLVILAIANPTFNPRTNTLSSGGPLVLIIDNSWASATDWDRRVQTADALIDDADAKGVPVSIAFTADQRNDSTPGAATAARDKLHAANARPLVPDRQRAVQAIKAALNGTKPGTIAFLSDGVESRNNDDILKQLSALEPSELRLIEGDGSEVLAVTGATNAADNMTVTATRLNGNSPLRLGLSALDNQGRPIASGSLNFGGGQTVATGTIAAPFEMRNDFARISIDRYASAGTVHLLDDGFKRRRVALLSGQAADEFQPILSPLYYIQRALQPYADLVQPNSADLAKSIPELLNGNPSVIIMADVGRLPQESYAPLQRWIQNGGTLVRFAGPRLAAAPADDPLVPVTLRQGERNFGGALSWAEPQPLSDFPSFGPFAGMPKPTNVLIKRQVLAEPTPDLAERTWASLADGTPLVTEKQMQAGRIVLFHVSAEPEWSDLPISGDFVEMLRRIVQLSRSGGVTSTESAPRTSEAMPPFRLLNAKGVLTSEIGNARPLDPNKKGAIAANFDNPPGLYGSEEGFTAVNVLPDGAELKPLDASGASLSVAREGLIGGEAWSAKPILFTIAFLVLLADSLIVLFMNGAFPRLRKSTKTIAGGAAVLLLAVSVAIFLHPTNSWADDSKPGDDTIYSRLDKTHLAYVVTGESDVDHTSERGLAGLSDFLTYRTTLEPGPPVGLDLAKDELAFYPIIYWPISATAPMPSNDAINRIDAYMRNGGTVLFDTRDAIDTMGDNTTPSPNGQRLQTILANLDIPALEPVPKGHVLTKSFYLLSSFPGRYADSPLWIEARQDTRGDSNAVSSSDGVTPIMITGNDFAGAWATDDNGSPLLPTVPPDETQREYAYRTGVNIMMYMLTGNYKSDQVHVGDILERLGQ